A portion of the Intestinibacillus sp. Marseille-P6563 genome contains these proteins:
- a CDS encoding relaxase/mobilization nuclease domain-containing protein, with product MAVTKTHPIKSTLKAAIDYICNPDKTDGKLLVSSFGCTAETADIEFAWTRRHAIDKGTNLGRHLIQAFEPGEVTPEEAHRIGMELAREVLGGKYEFVLTTHIDRDHVHNHLIFNAVSFQDHRHYHSNKRSYHEIRRTSDRICKEHGLSVIVPGQDKGKSYIEHQAEQNGTSYKAKLRSAIDRLLPGCTDLEDLLRRLQREGYELKRGKYISARAPGQERFTRLKTLGADYAEEALTARIAGRPSPSRQPKQRTGKPSLLIDIQNNIKAQQSAGYKHWANIENLKRAAETLNFLTEHGIGSLEELSERCDGAAAATARVKADLRATEKEMERLTLTMKHAATYRQLRPLYEEYRQSRDKEKFLRGHEGEIILFEAAARELKRLDAVPLPAAKRLRAEIDELTARRTALQSEYKKAQREEREYDTLNQNVRILLERSEDVVLPKERSNELE from the coding sequence ATGGCAGTTACAAAGACGCATCCTATTAAGTCAACGCTGAAAGCGGCCATCGACTATATCTGCAATCCAGACAAGACGGATGGGAAGCTGCTGGTGTCCTCCTTCGGCTGCACCGCGGAAACCGCCGACATTGAATTTGCATGGACCCGCCGCCATGCTATCGACAAGGGCACGAACCTGGGCCGCCACCTCATCCAGGCGTTTGAGCCTGGGGAGGTCACACCGGAGGAGGCCCACCGGATCGGCATGGAGCTGGCGCGGGAGGTCCTGGGCGGCAAGTATGAATTTGTCCTCACCACCCACATAGACAGGGATCACGTCCATAATCACCTGATTTTCAATGCGGTCAGTTTCCAGGATCACCGGCACTACCATTCCAACAAACGGAGTTACCACGAGATCCGCCGCACCAGCGACCGTATCTGTAAAGAGCATGGCCTGTCCGTCATTGTCCCCGGCCAAGACAAGGGCAAGAGCTATATTGAGCATCAGGCGGAACAGAACGGCACCAGCTATAAGGCGAAGCTCCGCTCCGCCATCGACCGGCTTCTGCCCGGCTGCACCGACCTGGAGGACCTGCTCCGCCGCCTCCAGCGGGAAGGTTACGAGCTGAAACGGGGCAAGTACATCTCCGCCAGGGCTCCGGGCCAGGAGCGGTTCACCCGTCTGAAGACCCTGGGCGCCGACTACGCTGAGGAGGCCCTGACCGCTCGGATCGCCGGAAGGCCCAGCCCCTCCCGCCAACCGAAGCAGCGCACCGGGAAGCCCAGCCTGCTCATCGACATCCAGAACAACATCAAAGCCCAGCAGAGCGCCGGCTACAAGCATTGGGCGAACATTGAGAACTTGAAGCGAGCGGCGGAAACGCTGAACTTCCTGACGGAACATGGCATCGGAAGTTTGGAGGAGCTGTCCGAGCGGTGCGACGGGGCGGCGGCCGCCACCGCCAGGGTGAAGGCGGACCTCCGGGCAACGGAGAAGGAAATGGAGCGGCTGACCCTCACCATGAAGCACGCCGCCACCTACCGCCAGCTCCGGCCCCTGTATGAGGAATACCGCCAGTCCAGGGACAAGGAGAAATTCCTCCGGGGGCATGAGGGCGAGATCATCCTGTTCGAGGCGGCGGCAAGGGAGCTGAAACGCCTGGACGCCGTACCCCTGCCCGCCGCCAAGCGGCTCCGGGCCGAGATAGACGAGCTCACCGCCAGAAGAACCGCTCTGCAATCGGAGTATAAGAAAGCCCAGCGAGAGGAGCGGGAGTACGACACCCTTAACCAAAACGTCCGTATCTTACTGGAACGGTCAGAGGATGTTGTACTCCCGAAGGAAAGATCGAATGAACTTGAATAG
- a CDS encoding plasmid mobilization protein, with the protein MANRKRNIQMKFWVTEEEKRLIDEKMSQLPTKRYGAYLRKMAIDGYIIQVDTTDIREMTKTLGSIGRNINQIAKRVNAGGPAYQADMEEIRERLEQIWQLQRRILLSQR; encoded by the coding sequence ATGGCAAATCGAAAACGAAATATCCAGATGAAGTTCTGGGTGACAGAGGAGGAAAAGCGGCTCATCGACGAGAAGATGAGCCAGCTTCCCACAAAGCGATATGGCGCCTACCTGCGGAAGATGGCGATTGACGGGTATATCATCCAGGTGGACACCACCGACATCAGGGAGATGACCAAGACCCTGGGCTCCATCGGCCGGAACATCAACCAGATTGCCAAGAGGGTGAACGCCGGCGGCCCCGCTTATCAGGCCGATATGGAGGAGATACGGGAGAGATTGGAGCAGATATGGCAGTTACAAAGACGCATCCTATTAAGTCAACGCTGA
- a CDS encoding SAM-dependent methyltransferase yields the protein MDIKFLNENMMGPNAWLIAEELTADLSLKKGMRVLDLGCGRGLTSVFLAEKFGVQVFAVDLWTSATENYERFKQAGVSELIVPLQFDALQLPFAKGFFDAVVSVDSYHYFGNNDTYFEKVLKPILKKDAIVAIAFPGMKYEVHGNIPEEMKPLWEADALEMWHSIDWWKPKFETHLTEFKISEMGCFDRAWNDWLSCDNPYAVEDRLMIKTDNGRFMNIIKITGNIF from the coding sequence ATGGATATAAAATTTTTAAATGAAAATATGATGGGACCAAATGCATGGTTAATAGCAGAAGAATTGACCGCAGATTTATCTTTGAAAAAAGGAATGAGGGTTTTGGATTTAGGATGCGGTCGTGGATTGACTTCAGTGTTCTTGGCAGAAAAATTCGGTGTGCAGGTTTTTGCGGTTGACTTATGGACATCTGCAACAGAAAATTATGAACGTTTTAAGCAGGCAGGAGTATCTGAACTGATTGTACCTTTGCAGTTTGACGCTTTGCAGCTTCCTTTTGCAAAAGGCTTTTTCGATGCGGTTGTCAGCGTGGATTCCTACCATTATTTTGGTAATAACGATACTTACTTTGAAAAGGTACTCAAGCCGATTCTAAAAAAAGATGCTATCGTTGCCATCGCCTTTCCAGGGATGAAATATGAAGTTCATGGTAATATCCCAGAAGAAATGAAGCCACTTTGGGAAGCGGACGCACTGGAAATGTGGCACTCAATCGACTGGTGGAAACCAAAGTTTGAAACACATCTGACAGAATTTAAAATTTCTGAGATGGGTTGTTTTGACAGAGCATGGAATGACTGGTTATCTTGTGACAACCCATATGCGGTCGAAGATAGACTTATGATAAAAACAGATAACGGTCGATTTATGAATATAATAAAAATTACTGGGAATATTTTCTAA
- a CDS encoding helix-turn-helix domain-containing protein, which produces MKDRLLPYETIVKAHDGDPAAMQAVLDRYAGFIRYFSRMNGYYNADMENYIKTKLIESQFKFRFDR; this is translated from the coding sequence ATGAAAGATAGACTTCTTCCCTATGAAACCATTGTCAAAGCCCATGATGGCGACCCGGCAGCCATGCAAGCTGTCCTTGACCGATACGCCGGATTTATCCGCTACTTCTCCCGCATGAACGGATATTACAACGCCGATATGGAGAATTACATCAAAACCAAGCTGATAGAAAGTCAATTCAAATTCCGGTTTGACCGATAG
- a CDS encoding sigma factor-like helix-turn-helix DNA-binding protein, whose protein sequence is MTELEYQEHIRHTHNAYCKIVIRHAAIDIALRLRKQWEKELSLEYLMFEKFVPFSTTDEYFSEPEPCGEYPFTVCGQTAILENAALDAALSLLPEQAQEEVFAYYFQRKKQREIAARYGRTRSTAGRHIQLALQQLRREMEKHSHER, encoded by the coding sequence ATGACCGAGTTAGAATATCAAGAACATATCCGGCACACGCACAACGCCTATTGCAAGATTGTCATTCGCCATGCGGCGATTGATATAGCTTTACGTCTGCGGAAACAATGGGAAAAGGAACTTTCCCTTGAATATCTGATGTTCGAGAAATTTGTCCCGTTCAGCACCACAGATGAATATTTTTCCGAGCCAGAGCCTTGTGGGGAATACCCATTTACCGTCTGCGGGCAGACCGCCATACTGGAAAACGCAGCCCTTGACGCAGCCCTTTCCCTTTTGCCGGAACAGGCACAGGAGGAAGTTTTCGCCTACTACTTCCAGCGGAAAAAGCAGCGAGAAATCGCTGCCAGATACGGACGGACACGCAGCACAGCCGGGCGGCATATCCAGCTTGCCTTGCAGCAGCTACGCCGGGAAATGGAGAAGCACAGCCATGAAAGATAG
- a CDS encoding N-acetyltransferase produces MIREFQVSDTEQVMQLWISGNEDAHPFIPKEYWYSHFDEVQEALLKANVFVYDTNGKIHGFIGVMDEYIAGIFVGRNCRSCGIGKQLLTYVKQKYDTLSLGVYQKNTQAVAFYHKEGFSILSEAVDETTDEKEYTMVWKNEMKEAL; encoded by the coding sequence ATGATTCGGGAATTTCAGGTGTCAGATACAGAACAGGTTATGCAACTATGGATTTCAGGAAATGAGGATGCACACCCTTTTATACCCAAGGAGTATTGGTATTCTCATTTTGACGAGGTGCAAGAAGCGTTATTGAAGGCAAATGTTTTTGTCTATGATACGAATGGAAAAATACATGGGTTTATTGGTGTAATGGACGAATATATTGCCGGAATTTTTGTGGGCAGGAATTGCCGTTCTTGTGGAATCGGCAAACAGCTTTTGACTTATGTAAAACAGAAATATGATACGCTTTCATTGGGCGTGTATCAGAAAAATACACAAGCAGTTGCATTTTATCACAAAGAGGGATTTTCTATTCTTTCAGAAGCAGTTGATGAAACCACAGATGAAAAAGAATACACAATGGTCTGGAAAAACGAGATGAAAGAAGCATTATAA